A portion of the Streptomyces sp. NBC_00376 genome contains these proteins:
- a CDS encoding ABC transporter ATP-binding protein, producing MTGGERSVRSGIRFDQVSVAYGGNTVLDRLDLTVEPGEVMALLGPSGSGKTTALRAVAGFVRPASGRVYLGDRDVTGLPPHKRGIGMVVQQYALFPHMRVQDNVAFGLKARKAAKDGIPERVAEALEMVGMAAYAKRYPRELSGGQQQRVAIARALAIRPGVLLLDEPLSALDAQLRSGMLAELARLHRELPDVSILYVTHDQVEALTLADRIAVMDKARLQDCGTPQDLYRRPRTEFTASFVGNANLLPVIVADGADTVDFAGRALDVPTGEVSRGATATLCVRPHLVGLGDGPNALDGTIAEVQWRGSTHRLYVDVDGHRVKADLKELRETPALGDRVTLHFAADDAVLLPAGAAPGAGGGADG from the coding sequence ATGACCGGCGGAGAGCGGTCCGTCCGCAGCGGAATCAGGTTCGACCAGGTCAGCGTCGCGTACGGCGGGAACACCGTCCTCGACCGGCTCGATCTGACCGTCGAACCCGGCGAGGTCATGGCGCTGCTCGGCCCCTCCGGGTCCGGCAAGACCACCGCCCTGCGCGCCGTCGCCGGATTCGTGCGGCCCGCCTCGGGCCGGGTGTACCTCGGCGACCGCGACGTCACCGGGCTGCCGCCGCACAAGCGGGGCATCGGCATGGTCGTCCAGCAGTACGCCCTCTTCCCGCACATGCGGGTCCAGGACAACGTCGCCTTCGGGCTCAAGGCACGCAAGGCCGCGAAGGACGGGATTCCCGAACGGGTCGCCGAGGCCCTCGAAATGGTCGGCATGGCCGCCTACGCCAAGCGCTACCCGCGCGAGCTCTCCGGCGGCCAGCAGCAGCGCGTGGCCATCGCCCGCGCACTCGCCATCCGGCCCGGTGTCCTGCTGCTCGACGAACCGCTCTCCGCCCTCGACGCCCAGCTGCGCTCCGGAATGCTCGCCGAACTGGCGAGGCTGCACCGGGAGTTGCCGGACGTCTCCATCCTCTACGTCACCCATGACCAGGTCGAGGCGCTCACCCTCGCCGACCGGATCGCGGTCATGGACAAGGCGAGGCTCCAGGACTGCGGCACCCCGCAGGACCTGTACCGCCGCCCGCGCACCGAGTTCACCGCCTCGTTCGTCGGCAACGCGAACCTGCTGCCGGTCATCGTCGCCGACGGCGCCGACACCGTCGACTTCGCCGGCCGCGCACTCGACGTACCGACCGGCGAGGTGTCCCGGGGCGCCACCGCCACCCTGTGCGTCCGGCCCCACCTGGTCGGGCTCGGCGACGGACCCAACGCGCTGGACGGCACCATCGCCGAGGTCCAGTGGCGCGGCTCCACCCACCGCCTGTACGTCGACGTCGACGGCCACCGGGTCAAGGCGGACCTGAAGGAGCTGCGCGAGACACCGGCGCTCGGCGACCGGGTCACGCTGCACTTCGCGGCCGACGACGCGGTGCTGCTGCCCGCGGGCGCGGCGCCGGGAGCCGGGGGAGGGGCCGATGGCTAG